One window of the Falco biarmicus isolate bFalBia1 chromosome Z, bFalBia1.pri, whole genome shotgun sequence genome contains the following:
- the MAP3K1 gene encoding mitogen-activated protein kinase kinase kinase 1 isoform X2, giving the protein MENKETLRELQKMDDRPEERMIREKLKATCMPAWKHEWLERRSRRGPVVVKPVSGKGDGSEMNKLSLEPQAEGQSTASSPTQKGRRSPSPSSSSSSSSRTVKSESPGVRRKRVSPVPFQSGRITPPRRAPSPDGFSPYSPEETNRRVNKVMRARLYLLQQIGPNSFLIGGDSPDNKYRVFIGPQTCSCGRGTFCIHLLFVMLRVFQLEPSDPMLWRKTLKNFEVESLFQKYHSRRSSRIKAPSRNTIQKFVSRMSNSHTLSSSSTSTSSSENSMKDEEEQMCPICLLGMLDEESLTVCEDGCRNKLHHHCMSIWAEECRRNREPLICPLCRSKWRSHDFYSHELPSPVDSSVVHVVQQQSTAGSQRRTQESNFNLTHYGVQQIPSAYKDLAEPWIQVFGMELVGCLFSRNWNIREMALRRLSHDVSGALLLANGESTGNSGSSNGTSAGALGAASGSSQTSISGDVVVESCCSVLSMVCADPVYKVYVAALKTLRAMLVYTPCHTLAERTKLQRLLKPVVETILVKCADANSRTSQLSVSTLLEMCKGQAGELAVGREILKSGSIGIGGVDYVLNCILGTQTESSNWQALLGRLCLIDRLLLEFPGDFYPHIVCGDVLQADTVVDRYKKLLSLLTFALQSIDNSHSMVGKLSRRVFLSAARMVARVPHVFVKLLEMLSVTSSTHYARMRRRLMAIADEMEIAEAIQLGMEEIHSGECQREDFLPLPVPDNSPEATESNTPNNTVQFSGKSGKGLSDKKMSASPEDIAETLAGLTVGLPVSSVTTEQPKPAIQTKGKPHSQCLNSYASSSHSQSLFPMLLSPSNPSVPAGTVADVSKLRPQGFVPCKIPSLSPQTQRKLSLQFQRNCSENKEPEKLSPVFTQARPLPSSHIHRPKPSRPTPSDVNKQGETLKNSMTLDLNGISQCDGNSSSSSSSAVIPSEETVFTPVDERCRLDVNAELNSSIEDLLEASMPTGDGTVTFKSEVAVLSPERAENDDTYKDDVNHNQKCKEKMEAEEEEALAIAMAMSASQDALPIIPQLQVENGEDIIIIQQDTPETLPGHTKAKHHYREDAEWLKGQQIGLGAFSSCYQAQDVGTGTLMAVKQVTYVRNTSSEQEEVVEALREEIRMMSHLNHPNIIRMLGATCEKSNYNLFIEWMAGGSVAHLLSKYGAFKESVIINYIEQLLRGLSYLHENQIIHRDVKGANLLIDSTGHRLRIADFGAAARLASKGTGAGEFQGQLLGTIAFMAPEVLRGQQYGRSCDVWSVGCVVIEMACAKPPWNAEKHSNHLALIFKIASATTAPSIPTHLSPGLKDVTLRCLELQPQDRPPSRELLKHPVFRTTW; this is encoded by the exons ATGGAGAATAAAGAAACCCTCAGGGAGTTGCAGAAGATGGATGACCGCCCAGAAGAGCGCATGATCAGGGAGAAACTCAAGGCAACGTGTATGCCAGCCTGGAAGCATGAATGGCTGGAAAGAAGAAGCAGGAGAGGCCCTGTG GTGGTGAAACCCGTCTCTGGGAAAGGAGATGGATCAGAAATGAACAAACTCTCTCTGGAACCTCAAGCTGAAGGGCAAAGCACTGCTTCTTCACCTACACAGAAAGGAAGACGTAGTCCTTCTCCTAGTAGCTCCTCTTCATCATCTTCTAGGACAGTTAAATCTGAATCACCGGGTGTTAGAAGAAAAAGGGTATCTCCAGTGCCT TTTCAGAGTGGACGAATAACACCACCTCGACGAGCCCCATCTCCAGATGGCTTCTCTCCATACAGCCCTGAGGAGACAAATCGTCGTGTCAACAAAGTTATGCGAGCCAGGCTGTACTTGCTGCAGCAGATAGGACCCAACTCTTTCTTAATTGGAGGAGACAGCCCTGATAATAAATACAGAGTGTTTATTGGACCTCAG ACTTGTAGCTGTGGCCGTGGGACGTTTTGTATTCATCTGCTGTTTGTTATGCTGCGAGTGTTCCAGCTTGAACCTTCAGACCCAATGCTCTGGAGAAAGACACTGAAGAACTTTGAG GTTGAGAGTTTGTTCCAGAAATATCACAGTAGGCGTAGCTCGAGGATCAAAGCTCCATCTCGTAACACCATCCAGAAGTTTGTCTCACGCATGTCAAATTCTCATACATTGTCATCATCTAGTACTTCTACATCTAGTTCAGAAAACAG TATGAAGGATGAAGAAGAACAGATGTGCCCCATTTGTTTGTTAGGCATGCTGGATGAAGAGAGCCTAACTGTTTGTGAAGATGGCTGCAGGAACAAATTACACCACCACTGCATGTCAATAT GGGCAGAAgaatgcagaagaaacagagaacCACTTATCTGTCCTCTTTGTAGATCTAAATGGAGGTCTCATGATTTCTATAG TCATGAATTGCCAAGCCCTGTGGATTCTTCTGTTGTCCATGTAGTTCAGCAACAATCTACAGCTGGATCACAGAGAAGAACCCAAGAGAGCAATTTTAACTTAACTCATTATGGGGTCCAGCAGATCCCTTCTGCCTATAAAGATTTAGCTGAGCCATGGATTCAG GTATTTGGAATGGAGTTAGTTGGCTGCTTGTTTTCTCGAAACTGGAATATACGAGAGATGGCACTTAGACGTCTTTCCCATGATGTTAGTGGTGCTCTATTACTGGCTAATGGTGAAAGCACTGGAAATTCTGGAAGTAGCAATGGAACAAGTGCTGGAGCTCTGGGGGCAGCTAGTGGGTCATCTCAGACCAGTATCTCAGGAGATGTGGTGGTGGAATCCTGCTGCAGTGTGCTGTCCATGGTCTGTGCTGACCCTGTCTACAAAGTATATGTTGCTGCTTTA aAAACGCTAAGAGCCATGCTGGTATATACTCCCTGTCATACTTTGGCAGAGAGGACCAAACTACAGCGACTTCTCAAGCCAGTTGTAGAGACAATATTAGTTAAATGTGCAGATGCCAACAG TCGAACAAGTCAACTTTCAGTCTCAACATTATTGGAGATGTGTAAAGGCCAAGCAGGCGAGCTGGCAGTCGGGAGAGAGATCCTTAAATCTG GGTCCATTGGTATTGGTGGTGTTGATTATGTCTTAAATTGTATTCTTGGAACACAAACTGAATCTAGCAACTGGCAAGCGCTACTGGGGCGACTTTGTCTAATAGACAGACTTCTGTTGGAATTTCCTGGTGACTTTTACCCCCACATTGTCTGTGGAGATGTTTTACAGGCTGATACTGTAGTAGACAG gtATAAGAAACTTCTTTCCCTCCTAACTTTCGCCTTGCAGTCAATTGACAATTCACACTCAATGGTTGGTAAACTATCGCGGAGAGTATTTTTGAGTGCAGCAAGAATGGTGGCAAGAGTGCCCCATGTTTTTGTAAAGCTGTTAGAAATGTTGAGTGTGACAAGCTCAACTCATTATGCAAGAATGCGTCGACGTCTGATGGCGATAGCAGATGAAATGGAAATTGCAGAAGCCATCCAGCTAGGCATGGAAGAAATACACTCTGGGGAATGTCAACGTGAAGACTTCTTGCCCCTACCCGTACCAGATAACTCTCCAGAAGCTACAGAAAGTAATACCCCTAACAATACTGTCCAGTTTTCAGGGAAAAGTGGGAAAGGTTTAAGTGATAAAAAAATGAGCGCCAGTCCAGAGGACATTGCTGAGACACTGGCTGGCCTTACTGTGGGCCTTCCTGTTTCATCAGTAACCACAGAGCAACCAAAGCCAGCCAttcaaacaaaaggaaaacccCACAGTCAGTGTTTGAACTCTTATGCCTCATCCAGTCATTCCCAGTCACTATTCCCAATGCTTCTGTCTCCTTCAAACCCATCTGTACCAGCTGGCACTGTAGCAGATGTCTCTAAACTCAGACCTCAGGGATTCGTTCCCTGTAAAATCCCCTCACTTTCTCCTCAAACACAGCGGAAACTTTCTCTCCAGTTTCAgagaaactgttctgaaaataaagaacCAGAGAAGCTTTCTCCAGTTTTTACTCAAGCCAGGCCATTGCCATCCAGTCACATACACAGGCCAAAGCCATCACGACCCACCCCAAGTGATGTGAACAAGCAGGGAGAAACCTTAAAAAATAGCATGACACTTGACCTGAATGGTATTTCACAGTGTGATGGCAAtagtagtagtagcagtagCAGTGCGGTTATACCAAGTGAGGAGACGGTGTTCACACCCGTAGATGAAAGATGTCGTTTGGATGTTAATGCAGAGCTCAATTCCAGTATCGAGGACCTGCTGGAGGCATCCATGCCAACGGGTGATGGCACAGTTACGTTCAAGTCTGAAGTTGCAGTTCTTTCTCCAGAGCGGGCAGAAAACGATGATACTTACAAAGATGATGTAAATCATAAtcaaaaatgcaaggaaaagatggaagctgaagaggaggaagctTTAGCTATTGCAATGGCAATGTCAGCGTCTCAAGATGCCCTGCCAATTATTCCCCAGCTACAGGTCGAAAATGGTGAAGATATTATAATCATTCAGCAGGAT ACACCAGAAACCCTGCCTGGACAtaccaaagcaaaacaccatTACAGAGAAGATGCAGAATGGCTTAAAGGTCAGCAGATCGGtcttggagccttctcttcctgtTACCAAGCTCAAGATGTAGGAACGGGGACATTAATGGCTGTAAAACAG GTAACATATGTCAGGAACACATCATCTGAGCAAGAAGAGGTAGTTGAAGCGCTGAGAGAAGAAATAAGGATGATGAGTCATCTGAACCATCCTAACATTATTCGAATGCTGGGTGCTACATGTGAGAAGAGCAACTATAACCTCTTTATTGAATGGATGGCAG GGGGTTCAGTTGCTCATTTGTTAAGTAAATATGGAGCCTTCAAAGAATCTGTTATTATTAATTACATAGAACAACTGTTACGTGGCCTTTCTTACCTCCATGAGAATCAGATAATCCATAGAGATGTTAAAG GTGCCAATTTGCTAATTGACAGCACAGGTCATAGATTAAGAATTGCTGATTTTGGAGCTGCAGCCAGGTTGGCATCAAAAGGAACTGGTGCTGGGGAGTTTCAGGGACAGTTGTTGGGAACTATTGCATTTATGGCACCAGAG GTTCTGAGAGGTCAGCAGTATGGTAGGAGCTGTGATGTGTGGAGCGTTGGCTGTGTTGTTATAGAAATGGCTTGTGCTAAACCTCCCTGGAATGCAGAGAAACACTCCAATCATCTTGCTCTGATATTTAAG ATTGCTAGTGCAACTACTGCTCCATCAATCCCAACGCATCTGTCTCCTGGCTTGAAAGACGTGACTCTTCGGTGTTTGGAACTTCAACCTCAGGACAGACCCCCATCAAGGGAACTGCTGAAACACCCAGTCTTCCGTACTACATGGTAG
- the SETD9 gene encoding SET domain-containing protein 9 isoform X2 yields the protein MLRALRRRWDAYKYRFVPWVALNLRRKRRTLRYVPKSSQDKIISDEDVFETLLKIFRALFVNDFSRQAHILALLPEIKCKYLELLNSQQKPSKVNSRDHQSQRVFSPEEVLFNTLGFTVSRDQSSLMSAGTGVFVSKGFVPKGTVVSMYPGTVYRKHEPIFFQSLGNPFIFRCIDGVLIDGNDKGLSRSVYRSCSRRDQLGPFQMSDESWLTAALQNPLAVGQYVNNCTHEKAANVCYQEFDVPRYFPIELKQYLPNIVYSHDIESHLRCVVLVTLRDIKQGEELFSNYYTVVS from the exons ATGCTGCGGGCCCTGCGGCGGCGCTGGGACGCCTACAAGTACCGCTTCGTGCCCTGGGTGGCCCTCAACCTCCGCCGCAAGCGCAG gACCCTCCGATATGTTCCTAAAAGCTCCCAAGACAAAATTATCTCAGATGAAGATGTCTTTGAAacactgctgaaaatatttagaGCTCTGTTTGTAAATGACTTCAGTAGACAAGCACATATTTTGGCCTTACTTCCagaaatcaaatgcaaataTCTGGAATTACTGAATTCTCAGCAGAAGCCATCAAAAGTGAATTCACGTGACCATCAGAGCCAACGTGTTTTTAGTCCAGAGGAAGTTCTGTTTAATACATTAGGATTCACTGTTAGTCGAGACCAAAGTTCCCTGATGTCTGCTGGAACTGGAGTCTTTGTTAGCAAAGGTTTTGTACCAAAAGGGACGGTTGTATCTATGTATCCCG GTACAGTATACAGAAAGCATGAGCCCATCTTTTTCCAGTCCCTTGGCAATCCCTTTATTTTTAGGTGCATAGATGGCGTCCTTATTGATGGGAATGATAAAGGACTATCAAGATCAGTGTACAG GTCTTGCAGCAGGAGAGATCAACTTGGCCCATTCCAAATGAGCGATGAGAGCTGGCTTACAGCTGCCTTGCAAAACCCACTGGCTGTGGGACAGTACGTCAACAACTGTACACATG aaaaagCAGCCAACGTGTGTTATCAGGAGTTTGATGTGCCGCGGTATTTTCCAATAGAACTGAAACAGTATCTTCCAAACATCGTCTACAGCCATGACATAGAGAG tCACCTGAGGTGTGTAGTGCTTGTCACTCTCAGAGACATCAAGCAAGGAGAAGAACTTTTTTCAAATTACTACACTGTTGTCAGCTGA
- the SETD9 gene encoding SET domain-containing protein 9 isoform X3, producing the protein MLRALRRRWDAYKYRFVPWVALNLRRKRRTLRYVPKSSQDKIISDEDVFETLLKIFRALFVNDFSRQAHILALLPEIKCKYLELLNSQQKPSKVNSRDHQSQRVFSPEEVLFNTLGFTVSRDQSSLMSAGTGVFVSKGFVPKGTVVSMYPGTVYRKHEPIFFQSLGNPFIFRCIDGVLIDGNDKGLSRSVYRSCSRRDQLGPFQMSDESWLTAALQNPLAVGQYVNNCTHDQSHGTKLGLPGLEHLASFQA; encoded by the exons ATGCTGCGGGCCCTGCGGCGGCGCTGGGACGCCTACAAGTACCGCTTCGTGCCCTGGGTGGCCCTCAACCTCCGCCGCAAGCGCAG gACCCTCCGATATGTTCCTAAAAGCTCCCAAGACAAAATTATCTCAGATGAAGATGTCTTTGAAacactgctgaaaatatttagaGCTCTGTTTGTAAATGACTTCAGTAGACAAGCACATATTTTGGCCTTACTTCCagaaatcaaatgcaaataTCTGGAATTACTGAATTCTCAGCAGAAGCCATCAAAAGTGAATTCACGTGACCATCAGAGCCAACGTGTTTTTAGTCCAGAGGAAGTTCTGTTTAATACATTAGGATTCACTGTTAGTCGAGACCAAAGTTCCCTGATGTCTGCTGGAACTGGAGTCTTTGTTAGCAAAGGTTTTGTACCAAAAGGGACGGTTGTATCTATGTATCCCG GTACAGTATACAGAAAGCATGAGCCCATCTTTTTCCAGTCCCTTGGCAATCCCTTTATTTTTAGGTGCATAGATGGCGTCCTTATTGATGGGAATGATAAAGGACTATCAAGATCAGTGTACAG GTCTTGCAGCAGGAGAGATCAACTTGGCCCATTCCAAATGAGCGATGAGAGCTGGCTTACAGCTGCCTTGCAAAACCCACTGGCTGTGGGACAGTACGTCAACAACTGTACACATG